The nucleotide sequence CCTCCCTCCCAGTAGCGGAGATTGTGGCGGCATTCGAAACCGGCACGGGCGAAAGAAGAAACCTCATACCGAAAATAGCCATGCTTTTTCATCTCTTCGTTGATACCGCGGTACATGGCGGCCATCAGGTCGTTATCGGGGAGGCGGAGATTGCCGGCGGTGACTTTCTGCTCCAGCGGAGTGCCTTTCTCGACAGTCAACTGGTAGTACGAAATATGGGGCGGCTCAAGAGCGATTACCTGATTCAAATCATCGGAGAGTAATTTCGCCGACTGCCGCGGCAGGCCGAAAATCATATCGACGCCGAAATTGGCGAAACCGAGGGCGCGGGCAAGATATACCGCCCGAAAAGAATCCTCAAGTTTATGTTTGCGGTCGAGAGTCTTGAGAAGGCGCAAGTTGAAACTCTGAATTCCGAATATAGGGCGATTCACTCCCAGTT is from Candidatus Zixiibacteriota bacterium and encodes:
- the hemW gene encoding radical SAM family heme chaperone HemW, encoding MSLSLYIHFPFCANLCGYCDFYKTTYHTEQEQIYLEALRTELRLAAYDIPTESRLLDTIYIGGGTPSLASFQFLRDLLDDINKYFRLSRDLEFSFEINPESLDSEKLLFLQKLGVNRPIFGIQSFNLRLLKTLDRKHKLEDSFRAVYLARALGFANFGVDMIFGLPRQSAKLLSDDLNQVIALEPPHISYYQLTVEKGTPLEQKVTAGNLRLPDNDLMAAMYRGINEEMKKHGYFRYEVSSFARAGFECRHNLRYWEGG